In Rutidosis leptorrhynchoides isolate AG116_Rl617_1_P2 chromosome 2, CSIRO_AGI_Rlap_v1, whole genome shotgun sequence, one genomic interval encodes:
- the LOC139893929 gene encoding COP9 signalosome complex subunit 4-like, which yields MESAFASASAIGDQRQKIEEYKHILSTVIASNDVVQAKKFIDHILSDDVPLVVSRQLLQTVAQELGKLEPENQKEIAHYTLHQIQPRVVSFEEQVLVIREKLAELYESEQLWSKAAQMLSGIDLDSGMRVIDDKFKLSKCVQIARLYLEDDDAVNAEAFINKASFMVSNSQHEVLNLQYKVCYARILDLKRKFLEAALRYYDISQIEKRQIGDEVIDEDALEQALAAAVTCTILAAAGPQRSRVLATLYKDERCSRLKIYPILQKVYLERILRKAEIDAFSEELKEHQKALLPDNVTVLDRAMIEHNLLSASKLYTNISFEELGTLLGIAPQKAEKIASRMICEDRMRGSIDQVEAVIHFEDDNEELQQWDQQIFELCQALNDVLDSMAKKGLAIPV from the exons ATGGAGAGTGCATTTGCAAGCGCTTCTGCAATCGGCGATCAACGTCAAAAGATCGAAGAATACAAACACATTCTTTCAACCGTAATCGCATCAAACGACGTCGTCCAAGCCAAAAAATTCATTGACCACA TTCTTTCCGATGATGTTCCGTTAGTAGTGTCAAGACAGTTGCTACAAACAGTTGCACAAGAGCTAGGGAAATTGGAACCTGAGAATCAAAAGGAGATTGCTCACTATACACTTCATCAGATTCAGCCTCGTGTTGTATCGTTTGAAGAACAG GTTCTTGTCATTCGTGAGAAGCTTGCAGAGCTGTATGAGTCTGAACAGCTATGGTCAAAAGCAGCACAAATGCTCAGTGGGATTGATCTTGACTCTGGAATGAG AGTGATTGATGACAAGTTCAAGCTGTCAAAATGTGTGCAAATTGCTCGACTATACCTTGAG GATGATGATGCTGTGAATGCTGAGGCTTTCATTAACAAAGCTTCTTTCATGGTCAGCAACAGTCAGCATGAAGTATTGAATTTACAGTACAAG GTTTGCTATGCAAGGATACTAGATCTAAAAAGGAAGTTCTTGGAAGCTGCACTTCGCTATTATGATATTTCACAAATTGAGAAGCGACAAATAGGAGATGA AGTGATTGATGAAGATGCACTAGAGCAGGCCCTAGCTGCTGCTGTTACATGCACAATTTTGGCTGCTGCAGGTCCTCAACGTTCTCGTGTTCTTGCAACTTTGTATAAA GATGAACGATGCTCGAGGTTAAAGATTTACCCAATTTTGCAGAAG GTGTACTTAGAAAGGATTTTGAGGAAAGCCGAGATTGATGCATTCTCTGAAGAACTGAAAGAGCATCAG AAAGCTCTTTTACCTGACAATGTTACCGTCCTTGATCGTGCAATGATTGAACATAATCTCTTGAGTGCAAGCAAACTGTATACAAACATAAG CTTCGAAGAGTTGGGTACACTGCTGGGCATTGCGCCTCAAAAG GCAGAAAAGATTGCATCAAGAATGATTTGTGAAGATAGAATGAGAGGCTCTATTGATCAG GTGGAAGCAGTTATTCATTTTGAGGATGACAATGAAGAACTTCAGCAATGGGATCAACAG ATTTTTGAACTTTGTCAAGCTTTAAATGACGTTCTTGATAGCATGGCAAAGAAGGGGTTAGCGATTCCTGTATAA